The genome window TTTTCCCGGCTACTATATATTTTATTCCCCAGCCGCGGCCGCGGATATAGCGTTCCAGGCGCACCGGGCGGCCCAGCCTGCGTGACAGGCTGTCCCGGACAGCGCCCAGGTCGGCCAGCAGGGATCGCTCGGCCCAGAGGAAAGCGGCACGCTGTCTGAGGCTTGGGGGCATGGCCTGTCCTTGTGATATGCCTGTCTCAGGCTGTGCGGGCCGCGCGTTCGGCCAGCAGACGGTTATACAGCTCGCACTCGGCCTGTTCCATGGCCGCGCCGCTGTAGCTTTGGGACAGCTCGCGCAGGGCCGCGCCGCGGCTCCGGCGGTAACCGCTGTCATCGATCAGGCGGCTGAACGCGGCGGCGTAGCCCGCGGCCGAATTGTCCACCACCTCGGCCAGAGCGCCCACCACCTCGGGCTCAGGCTCCCAGAGCGGACGGTTTATCACCACCGGCAGGCCGCTGGCCGCGGCCTCCAGCACCGGGATACACACCCCCGGGTGTGTTATCGACATGGCGAAAATGTCATGGCTGCGGTAGACCTCCGGCAGGTCGCTGTGCATCACGCTCGGTCTGAATACTATCCTGTCCGAGGCGCCCAGGCCGGCCGCCAGGGCCATAAGATGCGCGTGGCGCGGGCCATCCCCCACCAGGGTCAGCTCGAGGCGCCTGTCCTGCGCCACGGCCCGGAGGATTGGCTCGGGGTCCTTGCCCTCGAGCTGTCGCCCCACGTTCAGCACGCGCAGGAGGGAACTGTCTGCGGGCCGGTTTTCCGCGGGACGGAAACGTTCGAGGTCCACCCGGTTGTAGATCACCGAGACGCCCTCGCTCCGCCAGCGGCCCACCCAGCGCGTCGGAAAACGGTAGGCGCAGATCACGTGGTCCGCGCCGGTGAGGGTGGTCCGGCTGTAGCCCAGCACGTGCTGAGCGCACTGGTAGAGCCCGCGCGGGCTGAACAGGAAACGCGGGCCGAATATCCTTACGTTGCGCGCCAGCGAATAATCCGCGTGCACCGAGACCACGCTGACCGCACCGGCGGCCCGGGCGCAGAGCACTGTCAGGTAGCCCATGAGCAGGGGGTTGTAGCCGCGCACCAGGTCCGGAGCGATCCGGCGCGCCAGTTCGAGCGCGCGACGCCGCACCGCGGGCCAGGAGCGCAGGCCGGGACGACCCACCGCGTGAAGGTGCACGCTTGCCCGGCCCGCCAGGACCTGGGCCGCCTCGGCCGCCTCGTCCCGCTCGGCCAGGCTCAGCACGTGCACCTCGTCGAACATGTCGCAGGGGTTGAAGTAGCGCTCCTTGAGCACGCCCTTGGCCGCGTATCTGTAGAGCGGGTCGTTCGGTATGACCAGCAGCCGCATCGGACCGTCACCCTTGAATTGTCTTGTGCCGACATATCCTTTTGGCGGAAAGGAATGGTACGGGGTATCCTGCCTGTCGTAGGGGCGGGCCCATGTGTCCGCCCGGGCGCACACGCGGGTGCGCCCCTACATCAATAGAGTATTTCGAATCAGCGGAGCCTCTCAGCCCGTCACGGAGTGGTTGCGCCCGAGGCGGCATTTGCGGGGCCGGAACTTGAGCGCCACCTCCTGGCCGGTCTCCACCGATTCGTAGATCGCATGGATCAGCTCCAGGGATTTCCTCCCCTCCAGGCCGTCCACCAGGGCGCGCGTGTTGGTGTTTATGGTCTCGATCACTCCCTGCAGGAACAGGCGGTGGCCGAAACCGTAGACATCCGGCGGGTTCTGGTTGTACTGGGTGCGGATCAGCTCATCCTCGGGGCTTTCATCCGTGAAGCGCCAGGTGCGCATCTCATTGACCGCGAACCCGGCTATCTCCACCGAGCCGCGCTCGCCCAGGATCGAGATCGAGCCCTCCAGGTCGCGCGGGCGGGTGGCGGTGGTGGCCTCGATCACGCCCAGGGCGCCGTTGGCGAACTTGAGCACTGCCACGCCGGTGTCCTCGGTCTCGATGTCCACCAGGCGGGTCGTGGTGTGGGCGAACACGGTTTCCACCTCGCCCATGCACCATTCCAGAAGGTCGATATGGTGACTGGCCTGGTTGGTGAACACCCCTCCATCCATGGCCCAGGTGCCGCGCCAGGCGTCCTGGTCGTAATACTTCTGGTCGCGGCACCAGCGCACCCGCACCGTGCCCAGCACCAGCTTGCCGAACCGCCCGGCCTCCAGGGCGCGCCGCAGTTGCTGCACGGCCAGGTTGCAGCGGTTCTGCTTGACCACGAACAGTTTCACCCCGGCCCGGTCGCAAGCCTCGATCATGCGGTCAGCCTCGGTCAGGGTCAGGGCCATCGGTTTTTCCACCACGATATGCACGCCGTAGGACACCACCTGCAGGGCATGCTCGCCGTGCAGGCCGCTGGGGGTGAGGATATTGACCACGTCGATCTTTTCCCGGTGCAGCATCTCGTGGAAATCGGTGTACCAGGGGATTCCAAGCGGGGCAGCCACGGCCTCGGCGCGCGAGGGGACAATGTCGCAGACTGCGGTAAGGCGCGCGCCGGGCAACTCGCCCAGCACACCTACGTGCTTGCGGCTGATCCGTCCGCAGCCGATGAGAGCGAAATTCAGCATCCTTCGAGGTTCCTTTTCTGCGTTCAGATTCGCTGGAGTTGAAAGATCAGTCTTGCAGTTTTTTCCGTTTTCTCTCGCTGAAGCAAAAAGCGGGCCGTCAGCCCCGCTTTCAATCGATAAGGGCCTGGATTTTCCGGCCCAGCTCTTTCCAGTCATACTGTTTCACCGCCTGGCGGGCCTCGGCCGAGGCTGCGGCCAGGCGCGCCGGGTCCTCCCGGAAAGCGCGGACCGCCGCGGCCAGGGAATCCGGGTCACGGTAGAGGACCAGGGCCGCGGGGGAGGACTCGGCAGCAAGGGCCAGCTCGCGGCAGGGGCTGGCCAGCACCGGGCAGCCCAGCGCCCAGTACTCGAACAGCTTGACCGGGCTGACCCGGTCGGTCAGGGCGTTGACCCGGAACGGGACGAGGCCCAGGTCCCAGCCAGCGATACGGTGGAATACCTCGTCGTGGGGCAGCCGCCCGAGGAAGACCATATTCTCCGGGATATCCTCCTCGTGCAGCCTGGCGCGCGCCGGGCCCTCGCCCACCAGCTCGAAACGCACCTGCGGGCAGAGCCGGGCCGCGGCGGCCACGCTTTCCAGGTGGACCCAGTGGCCGAAGAACCCGACAAAACCCACGGTAAATTCAGCCCCGGGCTCTTTTCCCATTCGGATATCCGGGATTTCATCCAGCCGCACCCCGTTGGGCACGAAATGCCGACGTCCGGTGAGCCGCCCCAGGTCCTCGTACAGTAGGCGGCTGGTGGCGAGGCTGCCGGCTGTGGCCAGGGCCGTGCTCAGGCGCAGGCCGAGCACGCGGAACAGGAACCTGGCCGCGGCGCTGCGCAGGATGTCGGGGAAATCGGCATAGACAAACAGGCTCCGCCGTCCGCGCAGCCGGAACCAGGCCAGGGCCAGCACCGAGCCCAGGGCGTAGTAGGTGACCAGGCTCGCGGCCCGGCTGCGCACCGCGGCGCACAGGTTGGCCCACTCCAGGCCCAGGCCGTAAAGCAGCCCCGGGCGGAACCGGCTGCGGCGACGTGTCACGCGGACACCGGCTGGCAGGGGGTAGGCTTCTCCGGGCTGGAACGAGGGGGCGCATTCTCCGGGCGGTCGGGGAGGATCGAGGTATTCCACCGGGCGGGAAAGGGCCAGGTGACGCGCCAGCTCGGGCCCGTGGCCCCAGACGCCGCCCCAGGCCACCGGGCCGATAATCAACGTCGAACCTCTTTCAACCGGCTTTTGGGCAGGCATCCTTTTCCCCCGGGGGCTGATACGGCGCGCTGTGGCATAAAATACTGTCACGGCAGGAACGCAACAACTGTTTTCACCGGTATCGTCAGGCAAATAAAGAGGCTTGGCGCATTCGCAAAACGGCGTGTGTTATATCACACAGCAAAAAGAGGGAAATTGTGTTAAATAACACAGCAAGTGGAAGGGGTCTGGAGATTTTCGGCTTTTTTCCCGGGCCTGCAAGGAAAGAACAGTTCGATGGCGGACAAGGGGATATTAAAAGTGTTCGGCTCTTTTGGCAAGGATGTTGAACGGTCCGGTACGGGACTTGCCTTTAGGCTACTCAGAACCGGGAGAATCGAAAGGTTTTGTTTCGCTTCACACATTGTATACCTGTTTCAGGAGGATGAATGAGCAACAACAAAGGTTTCACCCTGATCGAAATCATTGTCGCCGTGGCCCTGGTGGCCATCCTTTCGGCGGCTATCGCACCCAGCGTGCTGAACAACATCGCCCAGGGACGTATCGCCCGGACCCAGAGCGATGTGCAGGCTCTGGGCAGCGCGGTCATGCGCTTCAAGTCCGACACCGGCAAGTTCCCGCGCCTGGCGGCCGCCGCCAAGGCGGACACCGCCGGCAACAGTGTTGACTTCCTGGCCAGCAGCATCGGTACTTTCCCCCAGACTGGCGGCAACAATCTGTGGTCCGGCGGGTCATTGACTAATGGTGTGACGACCACGGGTTCGTGCGAGGATTTCGCCCACCATCTGATCATGGGTATAAGCCGTGCTACTACCAGCGACAGCCTGTACGTCCGTGCGGCCAACATCGAGGACCCGAACTCGTTCGGTTTCCGCAGCGGCCTGATCAGCGCCGACCAGGCGGATCCCTGGGGCCACAAATACATGTCCAACGTCAAAGCTCTGGGTGTCACGGGCCAGGCGGTCTGGGTCATCTCGGCCGGCCCCAACGGCGTGATGGAGACCGCGGTGAACGACACCGGCTGCTACGCCGCCTCGGCAGTCGGCGGGGATGACATCGGGTTCCGCCTGCAATAGGCACGCCGCAATATTGAGATCAAAAAGGCCTCCCGCCACCATGGGAGGCCTTTTTTTGTCCGGAATCAAGGATGGCGCGGATAACGGCCTGGATGCCACGGTAAAGCGAAGGCGATCGCGGTGCTGTCCTGTCGTAAATTATTTACCGTGTCATCCGTTTTGGCCGTGTCATCCGCGATCAGGGCTGTTCGGACGGCCCACCCCTGCCTGACTCTTGACATTCCCAGGCTCCGCAGCCATTTTCATTCCTTCCGGTTGAATGTTTTTCCCTTTCCCAAGCCTATCAGTCATTTCACCCCGCAAGGAGCCTGGCATGAGCCAGAAAAACCAGCCCCAGAACATAGAGCTTGAGTTGCGGGCCACCGAGGCCGAGGGTGTCTATGCCAATTTCGCCCTCATCACGCACAGTCCGAGCGAGTTCGTCCTCGATTTCGCCCGTCTGACCCCCGGAGTGCCCAAGGCCCGCATCCATGCCCGGATAATCATGACTCCGCAGAACCTGAAAAGCCTGCACCGCGCCCTGGCCGAGAACATAATGCGCTTCGAGTCCCAGTTCGGACCGATCCCCGACCTGCGCCAGCCCGAGGCCACGGTGGATTTCCAGGACCCGGCCGCGGGCGACAAGACCAAGATGCACTGAGCCTCCGGAGCGCCGGACGACCCCGTGCGCGAGCCGGAACACTGAAGGCGGAACCGAACCACCGAACGAGGAAGGCTACAGCTCTATGAAGCAGAAAATACTTGCCATACTGCGCATGCTCGGTCCGGGCCTGATCATCGCGGCCGTGGTCCTGGGCCCCGGCTCGATCAGCTCGATCAGCGCCAACGGCTCGATCATGGGCGCCAGGATGCTCTGGCTGCTGGTGCTCTGCGGGGCGTTCATGCTCAGCTACACCGTGCTTGCGGCGCGTTTCGGCGCGATGAACGGGAAAAAGTTTCTCACCCACCTGGCTGAGCGCTACGGGCGCTGGCTGAGCGTGGTGATCGGCATCTGCGCTTTCACGGTCTGCGCCGGTTTTCAGGGCGGCAACAACATCGGTGTGGGCATGGCGATGAGCACTCTGCTGGGCGGCACTGTGGGGATGTGGGCTGTGGTGTTCACCGTGCTCTCGATCGCGTTCATGTTTTTCTTCCGCAAGCTGTACCAGGCGGTGGAAAAGCTGATGATGGGCCTGGTGGTGTTGATGATCCTGGCTTTCGCCGGTAACCTGCTGGTCGCGCTGCCGGAGCCCTCGGTGGTGCTGCGCGGGCTTGTCCCGAGCTGGCCGGAGGATGGCAACGTGATCCAGTTGGTGGCCATTGTCTCCACCACCTTTTCGGTCATGGCGGCCCTGTTCCAGGCCTACCTGGTGCAGGAGAAAAACTGGGGTCCCGATCAGGCGGGCGAGTCGATCCGCGACTCCGTGGTCGGTATCTTCGCCCTCAGCCTGATCTCAATAATGATCATGCTCACCGCAGCCACGGTGCTGTTCCCCAAGGGGATCAAGGTGACCGGGGCGGCCGACATGGCGGTGCAGCTCGAGCCGCTGCTGGGACGCAGCGCCAAGTGGCTGTTCTGCGCCGGGCTGTGGGGGGCCTCGTTCTCCTCGTTCCTGGGCAACGCGGTCCTGGGGGGCACGATCCTGTCGGATGGCCTGGGCCTGGGAGGGGGACGGGTGGAGAGTCTGCCGACCAAGATCATCGGCACGCTCATCATGCTGATCGGCATGAGCATCGCCATAATAACCGGCGGCAGGCAGCCGGTGGAGATGATCATCGTGCTCCAGGCCGCGATCATCATCGCCGTGCCGCTGACCGCTTTCTTCATCCTCAAGGAATCCAACAGCCGGGAGGTGATGGGCGAGGCCACCCCGTCCTGGTGGCTGAACCTGACAGCAGTGGCCGGACTCGTGGCCGTGCTGTTCCTGGCCTGGAAATCTTTCGAGCGGATCGCCGCGCTGATCGGCAACGGTTGAAAAAAGCGCCCGTCGCGGTTTGACCTCCCGTCGCTCAGGAGCTATTATATCATTCAGGGAGGGATGATGGACAGCTTGGCCGGCATTTTCCTGGGCTCATTCCTGATCGGGTTCTCCGGCGCGATGATGCCCGGGCCGATGTTCGTGGTGGTGGTGGGGCAGAGCCCGCGGCGGGGTTTCATGGCCGGGCCGCTGGTGGTGCTGGGCCACGGCCTGCTGGAGGCGACCCTGGTCGGCGCGGTGATCCTGGGCCTGGCCCGGCTGCTCAGCGCCCCGACTGTCATCTCGACCGTGGCCGTGATCGGCGGCCTGGTGCTGCTCTACATGGGCGCCGACATGCTGCGCTCGGCCGGACGGCTGAGCCTGTACGGCGCTGAGGGCGATACCGGGGCCGTGGCGGAACGGAGCCTCCACCCGGTCCTGTCCGGCATCCTGACCAGCCTGGCCAACCCCTACTGGACCATCTGGTGGGCCACGGTGGGCCTGGGCTACCTCCTTCTGGCCGGAAAGCTCGGCTGGGCCGGGCTGACCGCTTTCCTGAGCGGCCATGTCCTGAGCGACCTGGTCTGGTACACGGCGGTCTCCTCGCTGGTCTCCGGGGGACGGCGCTGGCTCACCGACCGGGTCTACAGGGGCCTCATCCGGGCCTGCGCGGTGGGACTGCTATTTTTCGCGCTCTATTTCGGCTGGCACGGCCTGAGCGGCATCCAGGTCTGAGCGCCAGCCGGATTTAAGCTCCGGACTGTCCGGTCCGGGCTCCTGTGGCACGTTACCCGATCGTTTATCCCTGTATGGGAACTACTGCGATGAAATGCAACGACATGCATGTTCTGTTCGCCGCGTCGGAAATGGTGCCTTTCGCCCAGACCGGCGGGCTGGGGGATGTGATCGGGGCGCTGCCCGCGGCCCTGGCGCAGCTGGGGCTGAAAGTCTCGGTGGTGCTGCCCTGCTACCGCGGAGTGCTCCAGTCGGGCCTGGACCTCAAGCCAGTGCCGGGGGAATATTCGGTCCCGCTGGGCGGGCGCGGTCTGGGCTACAGCCTGCTCGAGACCACGGTGGACGGGGTGCAGCTTTATTTCGTCGACCGGCGGGATTTTTTCGACCGGGACGGCCTGTACCTGGACAGCAGCACCGGCGCGGACTGGTTCGACAACGGGGAGCGGTTCGCCTTTTTCAGCCGCGCCGTGGTGGACCTGGCCCTGGTCCTGGAGCCCAGGCCCAGGATAGTCCACTGCCACGACTGGCAGACCGGCCTGGCGCCGGCCTACCTGTCCACCCTGTTCGGCCAGGACCGGCGTTTCGAGCACACTGCCAGCGTGTTCACTATCCACAACATCGGCTACCAGGGGATTTTTCCCAAGGATTTTCTGCCCCAGACCGGTCTGGACTGGTCGGTGTTCACCCCGGAGGGGCTGGAGTTCTACGACCGGATCAGCCTGCTCAAGGCCGGGATCGCCTATTGTGACGCCCTGACCACGGTCAGCGTAAAATACGCCGAGGAGATCCAGACTGAGGAGTACGGTTTCGGGCTGGACGGGGCGGTGCGCGCCCAGAACCAGAAGCTGCACGGTATCCTCAACGGGGCCGACTACTCCCGCTGGGACCCGTCCACGGATGAGTCCCTGCCCCGGCGCTACAGCCTGGAGGATTCCTCGGGCAAGGACGAGTGCAAGAAGGCCCTTCTGCGTGAGATGAATCTCGACCCGGATGGCGGCCGCCCGCTGATCGGCATGGTCACCCGCCTGGCGGCCCAGAAAGGCATCGATATCCTGCTTGGCGCGCTCGACCGGATCATGGAACAGGAGGTGAACCTGGTGCTGCTGGGTCAGGGCAGCCGCGAGCTGGAGGAGGCCCTGAGCTGGCAGGAGGGGCGTTTCCCAGAGCGTATGCGGGTGCATATTTCCTTCGATGAGCGCCTCAGCCGCCTGATCGAGGCGGGGAGCGACTTTTTCCTGATGCCCAGCCGCTACGAGCCCTCGGGCCTCAACCAGATCTACAGCCTGCGCTACGGGACTGTCCCCATAGTGCGCGCCACCGGCGGACTGGACGATACGATCCTGGATGTGGAGGACGCCCCGGTGGCGGGCAACGGTTTCAAGTTCCAGCCCTACACCTCCGAGGCCCTGGCCG of bacterium contains these proteins:
- a CDS encoding DUF3467 domain-containing protein; translation: MSQKNQPQNIELELRATEAEGVYANFALITHSPSEFVLDFARLTPGVPKARIHARIIMTPQNLKSLHRALAENIMRFESQFGPIPDLRQPEATVDFQDPAAGDKTKMH
- a CDS encoding glycosyltransferase: MIIGPVAWGGVWGHGPELARHLALSRPVEYLDPPRPPGECAPSFQPGEAYPLPAGVRVTRRRSRFRPGLLYGLGLEWANLCAAVRSRAASLVTYYALGSVLALAWFRLRGRRSLFVYADFPDILRSAAARFLFRVLGLRLSTALATAGSLATSRLLYEDLGRLTGRRHFVPNGVRLDEIPDIRMGKEPGAEFTVGFVGFFGHWVHLESVAAAARLCPQVRFELVGEGPARARLHEEDIPENMVFLGRLPHDEVFHRIAGWDLGLVPFRVNALTDRVSPVKLFEYWALGCPVLASPCRELALAAESSPAALVLYRDPDSLAAAVRAFREDPARLAAASAEARQAVKQYDWKELGRKIQALID
- a CDS encoding Gfo/Idh/MocA family oxidoreductase, encoding MLNFALIGCGRISRKHVGVLGELPGARLTAVCDIVPSRAEAVAAPLGIPWYTDFHEMLHREKIDVVNILTPSGLHGEHALQVVSYGVHIVVEKPMALTLTEADRMIEACDRAGVKLFVVKQNRCNLAVQQLRRALEAGRFGKLVLGTVRVRWCRDQKYYDQDAWRGTWAMDGGVFTNQASHHIDLLEWCMGEVETVFAHTTTRLVDIETEDTGVAVLKFANGALGVIEATTATRPRDLEGSISILGERGSVEIAGFAVNEMRTWRFTDESPEDELIRTQYNQNPPDVYGFGHRLFLQGVIETINTNTRALVDGLEGRKSLELIHAIYESVETGQEVALKFRPRKCRLGRNHSVTG
- a CDS encoding glycosyltransferase family 4 protein translates to MRLLVIPNDPLYRYAAKGVLKERYFNPCDMFDEVHVLSLAERDEAAEAAQVLAGRASVHLHAVGRPGLRSWPAVRRRALELARRIAPDLVRGYNPLLMGYLTVLCARAAGAVSVVSVHADYSLARNVRIFGPRFLFSPRGLYQCAQHVLGYSRTTLTGADHVICAYRFPTRWVGRWRSEGVSVIYNRVDLERFRPAENRPADSSLLRVLNVGRQLEGKDPEPILRAVAQDRRLELTLVGDGPRHAHLMALAAGLGASDRIVFRPSVMHSDLPEVYRSHDIFAMSITHPGVCIPVLEAAASGLPVVINRPLWEPEPEVVGALAEVVDNSAAGYAAAFSRLIDDSGYRRSRGAALRELSQSYSGAAMEQAECELYNRLLAERAARTA
- the glgA gene encoding glycogen synthase GlgA produces the protein MKCNDMHVLFAASEMVPFAQTGGLGDVIGALPAALAQLGLKVSVVLPCYRGVLQSGLDLKPVPGEYSVPLGGRGLGYSLLETTVDGVQLYFVDRRDFFDRDGLYLDSSTGADWFDNGERFAFFSRAVVDLALVLEPRPRIVHCHDWQTGLAPAYLSTLFGQDRRFEHTASVFTIHNIGYQGIFPKDFLPQTGLDWSVFTPEGLEFYDRISLLKAGIAYCDALTTVSVKYAEEIQTEEYGFGLDGAVRAQNQKLHGILNGADYSRWDPSTDESLPRRYSLEDSSGKDECKKALLREMNLDPDGGRPLIGMVTRLAAQKGIDILLGALDRIMEQEVNLVLLGQGSRELEEALSWQEGRFPERMRVHISFDERLSRLIEAGSDFFLMPSRYEPSGLNQIYSLRYGTVPIVRATGGLDDTILDVEDAPVAGNGFKFQPYTSEALAGCVERAVRFYRERPADWKKLMERAFREDFSWPRSAERYLEVYCWASARRSGRNVT
- a CDS encoding prepilin-type N-terminal cleavage/methylation domain-containing protein, with the translated sequence MSNNKGFTLIEIIVAVALVAILSAAIAPSVLNNIAQGRIARTQSDVQALGSAVMRFKSDTGKFPRLAAAAKADTAGNSVDFLASSIGTFPQTGGNNLWSGGSLTNGVTTTGSCEDFAHHLIMGISRATTSDSLYVRAANIEDPNSFGFRSGLISADQADPWGHKYMSNVKALGVTGQAVWVISAGPNGVMETAVNDTGCYAASAVGGDDIGFRLQ
- a CDS encoding Nramp family divalent metal transporter; translated protein: MKQKILAILRMLGPGLIIAAVVLGPGSISSISANGSIMGARMLWLLVLCGAFMLSYTVLAARFGAMNGKKFLTHLAERYGRWLSVVIGICAFTVCAGFQGGNNIGVGMAMSTLLGGTVGMWAVVFTVLSIAFMFFFRKLYQAVEKLMMGLVVLMILAFAGNLLVALPEPSVVLRGLVPSWPEDGNVIQLVAIVSTTFSVMAALFQAYLVQEKNWGPDQAGESIRDSVVGIFALSLISIMIMLTAATVLFPKGIKVTGAADMAVQLEPLLGRSAKWLFCAGLWGASFSSFLGNAVLGGTILSDGLGLGGGRVESLPTKIIGTLIMLIGMSIAIITGGRQPVEMIIVLQAAIIIAVPLTAFFILKESNSREVMGEATPSWWLNLTAVAGLVAVLFLAWKSFERIAALIGNG
- a CDS encoding LysE family translocator; amino-acid sequence: MDSLAGIFLGSFLIGFSGAMMPGPMFVVVVGQSPRRGFMAGPLVVLGHGLLEATLVGAVILGLARLLSAPTVISTVAVIGGLVLLYMGADMLRSAGRLSLYGAEGDTGAVAERSLHPVLSGILTSLANPYWTIWWATVGLGYLLLAGKLGWAGLTAFLSGHVLSDLVWYTAVSSLVSGGRRWLTDRVYRGLIRACAVGLLFFALYFGWHGLSGIQV